One part of the Coffea eugenioides isolate CCC68of chromosome 10, Ceug_1.0, whole genome shotgun sequence genome encodes these proteins:
- the LOC113748664 gene encoding probable E3 ubiquitin-protein ligase ARI1 isoform X1: MGDYYNGSSDDQYCDRVCDDDGEDSVDGLQDPELETDFSCCSKGPSCMVIRKESLLAAQKEYLQRVMDLLSLKEHHARTLLIYYRWDVDRVFNVFADRGKAWLYSAAGLSVRSSEDLNSSQSSDEVTCQICFEDVHANESTIMDCGHCFCNNCWTEHFIVKINEGQSRRITCMAHECYAICDEENVRNLVSGRDPHVAEKFDRFLLESYIEDNKKVKWCPSVPHCGNAIRVECDEYCEVQCACGVQFCFSCSSEAHSPCSCLMWKLWTKKCQDESETVNWIKVNTKYCPKCYKPVEKNGGCNLVRCVCGQPFCWLCGGATGVSHTWNSIEGHTCGRYKEDELENAERAKKQLWRYSHYYNQFKAHTDSLKLEATLQDRLQQKIVILEAKNLESRDFSWVTDGFNRLFRSRRILSYSYPFAYYMFGDDLFKNAMTQKEREIKQNLFEDQQQQLQANIEKLSMVLEQPFADWEERDVLNTRLQIIALSTVTDNLCKKLYDCIESDLLAPLEEATHSIAPYRSMGVEKASEFP, encoded by the exons ATGGGGGATTATTACAATGGAAGCAGTGACGATCAGTACTGTGATCGAGTTTGTGATGATGACGGAGAAGACTCTGTTGATGGGCTCCAAGACCCAGAACTTGAGACCGACTTTTCTTGTTGCAGCAAAGGTCCCTCCTGTATG GTGATAAGAAAAGAGTCTCTTCTGGCTGCACAG AAAGAATACTTGCAAAGAGTAATGGATTTGCTGTCCTTAAAGGAGCACCATGCGCGGACCTTACTCATTTATTACCGTTGGGACGTTGACAGAGTTTTTAATGTGTTTGCAGACAGAGGTAAAGCATGGTTATATTCAGCAGCAGGTTTATCAGTTAGGAGCAGCGAGGATCTTAACTCCTCTCAGTCTTCAGACGAAGTAACCTGTCAAATCTGCTTCGAGGATGTCCATGCTAATGAGTCCACGATAATGGATTGTGGCCATTGTTTTTGCAACAACT GTTGGACAGAGCATTTTATTGTGAAGATAAATGAGGGTCAGAGTAGACGGATTACATGCATGGCCCACGAGTGCTATGCAATTTGTGATGAAGAAAATGTTAGAAATCTAGTTAGTGGAAGAGATCCTCATGTTGCAGAAAAGTTTGATCGGTTTCTTTTAGAGTCATATATTGAGGATAATAAGAAAGTAAAATGGTGCCCTAGCGTTCCTCATTGTGGAAATGCAATTCGTGTTGAGTGTGATGAATATTGTGAGGTTCAATGTGCTTGTGGTGTACAGTTCTGTTTCAGCTGCTCATCTGAAGCTCACTCGCCTTGTTCATGCCTGATGTGGAAGCTTTGGACGAAAAAGTGCCAGGATGAATCAGAGACGGTTAATTGGATTAAAGTGAATACAAAGTATTGCCCCAAATGTTATAAACCAGTGGAGAAGAATGGAGGATGCAACCTAGTACGTTGTGTGTGTGGACAACCATTTTG TTGGCTTTGTGGTGGAGCAACTGGCGTAAGTCACACATGGAATAGCATTGAAGGTCATACTTGTGGCCGATATAAAGAAGACGAATTGGAGAATGCTGAGCGTGCGAAAAAGCAACTTTGGCGCTATTCTCACTATTATAATCAGTTCAAAGCCCACACAGACTCTTTGAAGCTTGAAGCTACTTTGCAGGACAGGTTACAACAAAAAATTGTGATCTTGGAAGCAAAGAACCTTGAATCGAGGGATTTTAGCTGGGTGACAGATGGATTCAATAGACTTTTCAGATCAAGGAGGATTCTCTCCTATTCTTATCCTTTTGCATATTACATGTTCGGTGATGACCTATTCAAGAATGCAATGACACAGAAGGAAAGGGAAATAAAACAGAACCTTTTCGAGGACCAGCAGCAGCAGCTTCAGGCTAACATTGAAAAACTTTCAATGGTTTTGGAACAGCCTTTTGCTGATTGGGAAGAAAGGGACGTCCTCAATACCAGACTGCAGATTATTGCTCTCTCCACTGTTACCGATAACCTCTGCAAGAAATT GTACGATTGCATCGAGAGTGATTTATTGGCTCCTCTGGAGGAAGCAACTCACAGTATCGCTCCATATAGGTCTATGGGTGTGGAGAAAGCATCAGAATTTCCTTAA
- the LOC113748664 gene encoding probable E3 ubiquitin-protein ligase ARI1 isoform X3 has translation MGDYYNGSSDDQYCDRVCDDDGEDSVDGLQDPELETDFSCCSKGPSCDKKRVSSGCTDRGKAWLYSAAGLSVRSSEDLNSSQSSDEVTCQICFEDVHANESTIMDCGHCFCNNCWTEHFIVKINEGQSRRITCMAHECYAICDEENVRNLVSGRDPHVAEKFDRFLLESYIEDNKKVKWCPSVPHCGNAIRVECDEYCEVQCACGVQFCFSCSSEAHSPCSCLMWKLWTKKCQDESETVNWIKVNTKYCPKCYKPVEKNGGCNLVRCVCGQPFCWLCGGATGVSHTWNSIEGHTCGRYKEDELENAERAKKQLWRYSHYYNQFKAHTDSLKLEATLQDRLQQKIVILEAKNLESRDFSWVTDGFNRLFRSRRILSYSYPFAYYMFGDDLFKNAMTQKEREIKQNLFEDQQQQLQANIEKLSMVLEQPFADWEERDVLNTRLQIIALSTVTDNLCKKLYDCIESDLLAPLEEATHSIAPYRSMGVEKASEFP, from the exons ATGGGGGATTATTACAATGGAAGCAGTGACGATCAGTACTGTGATCGAGTTTGTGATGATGACGGAGAAGACTCTGTTGATGGGCTCCAAGACCCAGAACTTGAGACCGACTTTTCTTGTTGCAGCAAAGGTCCCTCCT GTGATAAGAAAAGAGTCTCTTCTGGCTGCACAG ACAGAGGTAAAGCATGGTTATATTCAGCAGCAGGTTTATCAGTTAGGAGCAGCGAGGATCTTAACTCCTCTCAGTCTTCAGACGAAGTAACCTGTCAAATCTGCTTCGAGGATGTCCATGCTAATGAGTCCACGATAATGGATTGTGGCCATTGTTTTTGCAACAACT GTTGGACAGAGCATTTTATTGTGAAGATAAATGAGGGTCAGAGTAGACGGATTACATGCATGGCCCACGAGTGCTATGCAATTTGTGATGAAGAAAATGTTAGAAATCTAGTTAGTGGAAGAGATCCTCATGTTGCAGAAAAGTTTGATCGGTTTCTTTTAGAGTCATATATTGAGGATAATAAGAAAGTAAAATGGTGCCCTAGCGTTCCTCATTGTGGAAATGCAATTCGTGTTGAGTGTGATGAATATTGTGAGGTTCAATGTGCTTGTGGTGTACAGTTCTGTTTCAGCTGCTCATCTGAAGCTCACTCGCCTTGTTCATGCCTGATGTGGAAGCTTTGGACGAAAAAGTGCCAGGATGAATCAGAGACGGTTAATTGGATTAAAGTGAATACAAAGTATTGCCCCAAATGTTATAAACCAGTGGAGAAGAATGGAGGATGCAACCTAGTACGTTGTGTGTGTGGACAACCATTTTG TTGGCTTTGTGGTGGAGCAACTGGCGTAAGTCACACATGGAATAGCATTGAAGGTCATACTTGTGGCCGATATAAAGAAGACGAATTGGAGAATGCTGAGCGTGCGAAAAAGCAACTTTGGCGCTATTCTCACTATTATAATCAGTTCAAAGCCCACACAGACTCTTTGAAGCTTGAAGCTACTTTGCAGGACAGGTTACAACAAAAAATTGTGATCTTGGAAGCAAAGAACCTTGAATCGAGGGATTTTAGCTGGGTGACAGATGGATTCAATAGACTTTTCAGATCAAGGAGGATTCTCTCCTATTCTTATCCTTTTGCATATTACATGTTCGGTGATGACCTATTCAAGAATGCAATGACACAGAAGGAAAGGGAAATAAAACAGAACCTTTTCGAGGACCAGCAGCAGCAGCTTCAGGCTAACATTGAAAAACTTTCAATGGTTTTGGAACAGCCTTTTGCTGATTGGGAAGAAAGGGACGTCCTCAATACCAGACTGCAGATTATTGCTCTCTCCACTGTTACCGATAACCTCTGCAAGAAATT GTACGATTGCATCGAGAGTGATTTATTGGCTCCTCTGGAGGAAGCAACTCACAGTATCGCTCCATATAGGTCTATGGGTGTGGAGAAAGCATCAGAATTTCCTTAA
- the LOC113748664 gene encoding probable E3 ubiquitin-protein ligase ARI1 isoform X2 has translation MEAVTISTVIEFVMMTEKTLLMGSKTQNLRPTFLVAAKVPPVIRKESLLAAQKEYLQRVMDLLSLKEHHARTLLIYYRWDVDRVFNVFADRGKAWLYSAAGLSVRSSEDLNSSQSSDEVTCQICFEDVHANESTIMDCGHCFCNNCWTEHFIVKINEGQSRRITCMAHECYAICDEENVRNLVSGRDPHVAEKFDRFLLESYIEDNKKVKWCPSVPHCGNAIRVECDEYCEVQCACGVQFCFSCSSEAHSPCSCLMWKLWTKKCQDESETVNWIKVNTKYCPKCYKPVEKNGGCNLVRCVCGQPFCWLCGGATGVSHTWNSIEGHTCGRYKEDELENAERAKKQLWRYSHYYNQFKAHTDSLKLEATLQDRLQQKIVILEAKNLESRDFSWVTDGFNRLFRSRRILSYSYPFAYYMFGDDLFKNAMTQKEREIKQNLFEDQQQQLQANIEKLSMVLEQPFADWEERDVLNTRLQIIALSTVTDNLCKKLYDCIESDLLAPLEEATHSIAPYRSMGVEKASEFP, from the exons ATGGAAGCAGTGACGATCAGTACTGTGATCGAGTTTGTGATGATGACGGAGAAGACTCTGTTGATGGGCTCCAAGACCCAGAACTTGAGACCGACTTTTCTTGTTGCAGCAAAGGTCCCTCCT GTGATAAGAAAAGAGTCTCTTCTGGCTGCACAG AAAGAATACTTGCAAAGAGTAATGGATTTGCTGTCCTTAAAGGAGCACCATGCGCGGACCTTACTCATTTATTACCGTTGGGACGTTGACAGAGTTTTTAATGTGTTTGCAGACAGAGGTAAAGCATGGTTATATTCAGCAGCAGGTTTATCAGTTAGGAGCAGCGAGGATCTTAACTCCTCTCAGTCTTCAGACGAAGTAACCTGTCAAATCTGCTTCGAGGATGTCCATGCTAATGAGTCCACGATAATGGATTGTGGCCATTGTTTTTGCAACAACT GTTGGACAGAGCATTTTATTGTGAAGATAAATGAGGGTCAGAGTAGACGGATTACATGCATGGCCCACGAGTGCTATGCAATTTGTGATGAAGAAAATGTTAGAAATCTAGTTAGTGGAAGAGATCCTCATGTTGCAGAAAAGTTTGATCGGTTTCTTTTAGAGTCATATATTGAGGATAATAAGAAAGTAAAATGGTGCCCTAGCGTTCCTCATTGTGGAAATGCAATTCGTGTTGAGTGTGATGAATATTGTGAGGTTCAATGTGCTTGTGGTGTACAGTTCTGTTTCAGCTGCTCATCTGAAGCTCACTCGCCTTGTTCATGCCTGATGTGGAAGCTTTGGACGAAAAAGTGCCAGGATGAATCAGAGACGGTTAATTGGATTAAAGTGAATACAAAGTATTGCCCCAAATGTTATAAACCAGTGGAGAAGAATGGAGGATGCAACCTAGTACGTTGTGTGTGTGGACAACCATTTTG TTGGCTTTGTGGTGGAGCAACTGGCGTAAGTCACACATGGAATAGCATTGAAGGTCATACTTGTGGCCGATATAAAGAAGACGAATTGGAGAATGCTGAGCGTGCGAAAAAGCAACTTTGGCGCTATTCTCACTATTATAATCAGTTCAAAGCCCACACAGACTCTTTGAAGCTTGAAGCTACTTTGCAGGACAGGTTACAACAAAAAATTGTGATCTTGGAAGCAAAGAACCTTGAATCGAGGGATTTTAGCTGGGTGACAGATGGATTCAATAGACTTTTCAGATCAAGGAGGATTCTCTCCTATTCTTATCCTTTTGCATATTACATGTTCGGTGATGACCTATTCAAGAATGCAATGACACAGAAGGAAAGGGAAATAAAACAGAACCTTTTCGAGGACCAGCAGCAGCAGCTTCAGGCTAACATTGAAAAACTTTCAATGGTTTTGGAACAGCCTTTTGCTGATTGGGAAGAAAGGGACGTCCTCAATACCAGACTGCAGATTATTGCTCTCTCCACTGTTACCGATAACCTCTGCAAGAAATT GTACGATTGCATCGAGAGTGATTTATTGGCTCCTCTGGAGGAAGCAACTCACAGTATCGCTCCATATAGGTCTATGGGTGTGGAGAAAGCATCAGAATTTCCTTAA
- the LOC113748664 gene encoding probable E3 ubiquitin-protein ligase ARI2 isoform X4, with the protein MAHECYAICDEENVRNLVSGRDPHVAEKFDRFLLESYIEDNKKVKWCPSVPHCGNAIRVECDEYCEVQCACGVQFCFSCSSEAHSPCSCLMWKLWTKKCQDESETVNWIKVNTKYCPKCYKPVEKNGGCNLVRCVCGQPFCWLCGGATGVSHTWNSIEGHTCGRYKEDELENAERAKKQLWRYSHYYNQFKAHTDSLKLEATLQDRLQQKIVILEAKNLESRDFSWVTDGFNRLFRSRRILSYSYPFAYYMFGDDLFKNAMTQKEREIKQNLFEDQQQQLQANIEKLSMVLEQPFADWEERDVLNTRLQIIALSTVTDNLCKKLYDCIESDLLAPLEEATHSIAPYRSMGVEKASEFP; encoded by the exons ATGGCCCACGAGTGCTATGCAATTTGTGATGAAGAAAATGTTAGAAATCTAGTTAGTGGAAGAGATCCTCATGTTGCAGAAAAGTTTGATCGGTTTCTTTTAGAGTCATATATTGAGGATAATAAGAAAGTAAAATGGTGCCCTAGCGTTCCTCATTGTGGAAATGCAATTCGTGTTGAGTGTGATGAATATTGTGAGGTTCAATGTGCTTGTGGTGTACAGTTCTGTTTCAGCTGCTCATCTGAAGCTCACTCGCCTTGTTCATGCCTGATGTGGAAGCTTTGGACGAAAAAGTGCCAGGATGAATCAGAGACGGTTAATTGGATTAAAGTGAATACAAAGTATTGCCCCAAATGTTATAAACCAGTGGAGAAGAATGGAGGATGCAACCTAGTACGTTGTGTGTGTGGACAACCATTTTG TTGGCTTTGTGGTGGAGCAACTGGCGTAAGTCACACATGGAATAGCATTGAAGGTCATACTTGTGGCCGATATAAAGAAGACGAATTGGAGAATGCTGAGCGTGCGAAAAAGCAACTTTGGCGCTATTCTCACTATTATAATCAGTTCAAAGCCCACACAGACTCTTTGAAGCTTGAAGCTACTTTGCAGGACAGGTTACAACAAAAAATTGTGATCTTGGAAGCAAAGAACCTTGAATCGAGGGATTTTAGCTGGGTGACAGATGGATTCAATAGACTTTTCAGATCAAGGAGGATTCTCTCCTATTCTTATCCTTTTGCATATTACATGTTCGGTGATGACCTATTCAAGAATGCAATGACACAGAAGGAAAGGGAAATAAAACAGAACCTTTTCGAGGACCAGCAGCAGCAGCTTCAGGCTAACATTGAAAAACTTTCAATGGTTTTGGAACAGCCTTTTGCTGATTGGGAAGAAAGGGACGTCCTCAATACCAGACTGCAGATTATTGCTCTCTCCACTGTTACCGATAACCTCTGCAAGAAATT GTACGATTGCATCGAGAGTGATTTATTGGCTCCTCTGGAGGAAGCAACTCACAGTATCGCTCCATATAGGTCTATGGGTGTGGAGAAAGCATCAGAATTTCCTTAA
- the LOC113749988 gene encoding uncharacterized protein LOC113749988, translating into MFNNSFSITVSDQSSDEHADKKLRARVRRKSKKFGFRGKTEFTRQVVRQVLKWWPFLLFLSAAALLIFEVSRIYGKSTSPPPPQTAQAQKKPDHPHFEKKEQGNLNRLDPTTRVVGGVRERCLKLLAPEELERLVFPQQRVSNIPIKKVVYITETDKTYGEGNFTKSQHGLDGTRFNLFTGYQTLDQRDQSFKVNKTATVHCGFYSEKGGFKISEEDELYMHECEVVVSTCAFGGGDDLYQPIGMSEQSLHKVCYVAFWDEITLAAQEAQGQKVGENHFIGKWRIIVVKDLPFRDQRLNGKIPKMLAHRLFPNSRYSIWVDSKSQFRRDPLGVLEALLWRSKSVLAISEHGARSSVYDEAKAVVKKNKATPEEVEVQLTQYRKDALPEDKRFNGKKALAEASIIVREHTTTTNLFMCLWFNEVVRFTSRDQLSFPYVLWRFKALKDINLFPVCTRKDLVNSMGHVRKAKLLTS; encoded by the exons ATGTTCAACAACAGCTTCTCGATCACCGTTTCCGACCAGTCTTCCGATGAGCACGCCGACAAAAAATTACGGGCTCGTGTCCGGAGGAAGTCCAAGAAATTTGGGTTTCGAGGCAAGACTGAATTCACTCGCCAAGTTGTGAGGCAGGTTCTCAAGTGGTGGCCTTTCCTGCTCTTCCTTTCTGCTGCAGCATTGCTCATTTTTGAAGTCTCCCGAATCTATGGAAAATCAACAAGTCCACCACCGCCTCAAACCGCCCAGGCCCAGAAGAAGCCGGACCACCCTCATTTTGAGAAGAAAGAGCAAGGGAACTTGAATCGTCTCGATCCCACCACCCGAGTCGTCGGTGGCGTTAGAGAAC GTTGTCTGAAGCTTCTGGCTCCTGAAGAACTTGAACGTTTGGTTTTTCCGCAACAAAGAGTATCTAATATTCCCATTAAAAAAGTGGTATACATCACAGAGACTGATAAAACTTATGGAGAAGGGAACTTCACAAAGTCTCAGCATGGTCTGGACGGCACAAGATTTAATTTATTCACTGGATACCAAACTCTGGACCAGAGAGATCAAAGCTTTAAG GTGAACAAAACAGCAACAGTCCATTGTGGTTTCTACAGTGAGAAAGGGGGGTTTAAGATTTCTGAGGAAGATGAATTGTATATGCACGAGTGTGAAGTAGTGGTGTCTACCTGTGCATTTGGTGGCGGAGATGATCTATACCAACCAATAGGGATGTCAGAGCAGTCACTTCATAAG GTTTGTTATGTGGCTTTTTGGGATGAAATTACTCTTGCTGCACAAGAAGCTCAGGGTCAGAAAGTTGGTGAAAACCATTTTATTGGGAAGTGGCGGATTATAGTAGTTAAGGATCTACCTTTTCGAGACCAAAGGTTAAATGGCAAAATTCCCAAG ATGCTAGCCCACCGTCTCTTTCCAAACTCAAGATACTCAATTTGGGTGGATTCCAAGTCCCAGTTTAGGAGGGACCCTCTGGGAGTACTGGAAGCCCTTCTTTGGCGATCAAAGTCTGTACTTGCAATTTCAGAACATGGAGCACGCAGTAGTGTGTATGATGAGGCAAAGGCTGTTGTCAAGAAAAACAAAGCAACACCTGAAGAGGTTGAAGTACAATTAACTCAGTATCGCAAGGATGCACTACCAGAGGACAAGAGGTTCAATGGAAAGAAAG CTCTAGCTGAGGCTTCCATCATTGTGAGGGAGCACACGACAACAACTAACCTCTTCATGTGTCTCTGGTTTAATGAGGTGGTTCGCTTCACTTCCCGTGATCAGCTAAGCTTTCCATATGTTCTCTGGCGGTTCAAAGCattaaaggacattaatttgttCCCTGTATGCACTCGCAAAGATCTTGTTAATAGCATGGGCCATGTACGCAAGGCCAAGCTTTTGACAAGTTAA
- the LOC113749219 gene encoding dirigent protein 6 produces the protein MLPRVIFCIAVSLAVIAVALLALLSPLPHRKPAKDSRPWLALSLYIQQPKIGGSNLHSVAPSDAGALVFHRTLTEGPENTSRVVGKAQGFIIPIDHFAHSPFNIIYLTFNSHKHSGSLSIQAKELANKENKELMVVGGTGSFAFARGLAIFAQTDKQGSSHSDATYHVKLHLKFPNRSQIIPG, from the coding sequence ATGCTTCCAAGGGTCATATTCTGTATTGCGGTTTCTTTAGCTGTAATAGCAGTAGCACTCCTGGCATTGCTCTCTCCCTTACCGCATAGAAAGCCGGCCAAGGACTCCAGGCCCTGGTTGGCCTTATCTCTGTACATTCAACAGCCCAAAATCGGTGGCTCAAATTTGCACTCAGTGGCCCCGTCAGATGCCGGAGCCCTGGTCTTTCATCGCACCCTCACAGAGGGACCTGAGAACACTTCCAGGGTGGTTGGAAAAGCTCAAGGCTTCATAATTCCCATTGATCATTTCGCCCATTCACCGTTCAACATTATTTACCTCACGTTCAACTCCCACAAGCACTCTGGCAGCCTTAGTATTCAGGCCAAGGAGTTAGCCAACAAGGAGAACAAGGAGCTGATGGTTGTTGGTGGAACAGGCTCTTTTGCTTTTGCTCGAGGCCTCGCCATTTTTGCACAAACAGATAAGCAGGGATCATCTCATTCAGACGCAACTTATCATGTAAAACTGCACTTGAAATTCCCTAATCGGTCCCAGATCATACCTGGATGA
- the LOC113749605 gene encoding exocyst complex component SEC3A yields the protein MAKSSADDEELRRACEAAIEGTKQKVVMSIRVAKSRGIWGKSAKLGRGQMAKPRVLAISTKAKGQRTKAFLRVLKYSTGGVLEPAKLYKLKHLSKVEVVTNDPSGCTFMLGFDNLRSQSVSPPQWTMRNVDDRNRLLMCILNICKDVLGRLPKVVGIDVVEMALWAKENTPTIPKQLGNQQDGPVEVAGAEGDMKVTVEKELVSQAEEEDMEALLGTYVMGIGEAEAFSERLKRELQALEAANVHAILENVPLMDEVLQGLESATNCVEDMDEWLGIFNVKLRHMREDIESIETRNNKLEMHSVNNKSLVEELDKLLERLCIPSEYAACLTGGSFDEARMLQNIEACEWLTNALRSLEVPSLDPCYADMRAVREKRAELDKLKSTFVRRASEFLRNYFASLVDFMISDKSYFSQRGQLKRPDHADLRYKCRTYARLLQHLKSLDKNCLGPLRKAYCSSLNLLLRREAREFANELRASTKASRNPTVWLEGSTGSSQNVNNADTSTVSEAYAKMLTIFIPLLVDESSFFAHFMCFEVPALVPPGGLANGKGGPNDNDDGNDDDLGILDIDDNDSKSGKSTAELEALNESLRDLLDGIQEDFYAVVDWAYKIDPLRCISMHGITERYISGQKADAAGFVRLLLDDLESRISMQFGRFVEEACHQIERNERNVRQVGVLSYIPRFATLATRMEQYIQGQSRDLVDQAYTKFVTIMFVTLDKIGQADPKYADILLLENYAAFQNSLYDLANVVPTLAKFYHQASEAYEQACTRFISTIIYYQFERLFQFARRIEDLMYTITPEEIPFQLGLSKMDLRKVVKSSLSGVDKAIATMYKKLQKNLTSEELLPSLWDKCKKEFLDKYDSFAQLVAKIYPSENIPSVKEMSELLASM from the exons ATGGCGAAATCGAGCGCCGACGATGAGGAGCTCCGGAGAGCATGCGAAGCTGCCATCGAAGGCACCAAGCAGAAGGTCGTAATGTCGATCCGAGTCGCCAAAAGCCGCGGGATCTGGGGCAAATCTGCCAAATTAGGCCGCGGTCAGATGGCTAAACCTAGGGTTCTCGCCATCTCCA CCAAGGCAAAAGGCCAGCGGACTAAAGCATTTTTACGTGTCCTAAAGTATTCCACTGGAGGAGTTCTCGAG CCTGCAAAATTGTACAAGCTGAAGCATCTTTCAAAGGTTGAGGTTGTAACAAATGACCCCAGTGGATGCACATTTATGCTG GGCTTTGATAACCTTAGGAGTCAGAGTGTTTCTCCACCTCAGTGGACCATGCGCAATGTTGATGATAG GAATCGCCTACTGATGTGCATTTTAAACATCTGCAAAGATGTATTAGGTCGTCTTCCCAAAGTTGTTGGCATAGATGTTGTGGAGATGGCTCTTTGGGCTAAG GAAAATACTCCCACTATTCCTAAACAACTAGGGAATCAACAAGATGGGCCGGTTGAAGTTGCAGGGGCTGAAGGTGACATGAAAGTGACAGTTGAAAAAGAACTTGTTTCACAAGCAGAGGAAGAGGATATGGAGGCCCTTTTAGGCAC CTATGTCATGGGTATTGGTGAAGCTGAAGCATTTTCTGAGCGATTAAAGCGAGAACTTCAAGCTTTGGAAGCAGCAAATGTGCATGctattttggaaaatgtgcCTTTAATGGACGAG GTATTGCAGGGACTGGAGTCTGCCACTAATTGTGTTGAGGACATGGATGAATGGTTGGGCATTTTCAATGTAAAGCTCAGACACATGAGAGAGGATATTGAATCG ATAGAGACTCGCAATAACAAGCTTGAAATGCATTCTGTGAACAACAAATCATTGGTTGAGGAACTTGATAAGCTTCTTGAAAGATTGTGCATCCCTTCTGAG TATGCAGCATGTCTAACAGGTGGTTCCTTTGATGAGGCAAGGATGCTTCAAAATATTGAAGCATGTGAATGGTTAACTAATGCTTTGCGCAGCCTTGAAGTTCCTAGCTTGGATCCTTGCTATGCAGATATGCGTGCT GTAAGAGAAAAGCGCGCGGAACTGGACAAGTTGAAGAGTACTTTTGTTCGGAGAGCATCTGAGTTCTTGAGAAACTATTTTGCTAGCTTGGTGGATTTCATGATAAGTGACAAGAGTTATTTCTCTCAG CGTGGACAATTGAAGAGGCCGGATCATGCAGATCTGCGGTATAAGTGCAGGACATATGCTCGCCTTCTGCAACACTTGAAG AGTCTCGATAAAAATTGCCTTGGTCCATTGCGGAAAGCTTACTGTAGCTCCCTTAATTTACTATTGCGCCGTGAG GCTCGTGAATTTGCCAATGAGCTTCGTGCGAGTACCAAAGCATCGCGAAATCCTACTGTATGGCTTGAAGGTTCAACGGGTTCCAGTCAAAATGTGAACAATGCAGACACCTCTACGGTTTCAGAAGCTTATGCGAAAATGCTCACTATATTTATCCCACTTCTTGTGGATGAG AGTTCATTCTTTGCACACTTTATGTGCTTTGAAGTTCCAGCACTTGTTCCACCAGGAGGCCTTGCCAATGGAAAAGGTGGGCCCAATGACAATGATGATGGAAATGATGATGACTTGGGCATCTTGGACATTGATGACAATGACAGCAAATCTG GTAAAAGTACTGCAGAGCTGGAGGCACTAAATGAATCACTTCGTGATTTGCTTGACGGAATACAG GAAGACTTCTATGCTGTGGTGGATTGGGCATACAAGATTGATCCCTTGCGCTGCATATCAATGCATGGAATAACAGAACGTTATATTTCTGGTCAAAAAGCTGATGCAGCAGGCTTTGTACGCCTATTGCTTGATGATTTGGAATCTAGAATTTCTATGCAGTTTGGCCGG TTTGTGGAGGAGGCTTGTCACCAGATTGAAAGAAATGAGCGAAATGTTAGGCAGGTTGGAGTTTTGTCATATATACCAAG ATTTGCTACTCTTGCAACTCGCATGGAACAGTACATCCAGGGACAATCCAGGGATTTGGTTGATCAGGCGTACACAAAATTT GTTACAATAATGTTTGTGACTTTGGACAAGATCGGGCAGGCTGACCCAAAGTATGCAGATATTTTGCTTCTAGAAAACTATGCCGCATTTCAAAATAG TCTGTATGACCTTGCAAATGTTGTGCCCACTTTAGCCAAATTCTATCACCAAGCAAGTGAAGCTTATGAACAAGCCTGCACACGCTTTATTAGTACAATTATATATTAT CAATTTGAACGTCTGTTCCAGTTTGCTCGAAGAATTGAGGACTTAATGTACACAATCACACCAGAAGAG ATCCCATTCCAGCTTGGATTGTCGAAGATGGATCTCAGAAAGGTGGTAAAATCCAGCTTATCTGGG GTTGACAAGGCCATTGCTACAATGTATAAGAAGTTGCAAAAGAACCTGACCTCGGAGGAGTTGTTGCCTTCATTATGGGATAAATGCAAG AAGGAGTTCCTGGACAAGTATGACAGTTTTGCCCAACTTGTAGCTAAGATCTACCCTTCTGAGAACATCCCATCGGTGAAAGAAATGAGTGAACTTTTGGCATCCATGTAA